The nucleotide window TGAAGATAAAGAACTTGGAAGATGTGAATCAAACACTTAATCAGCTTCTCAGTGAGATGAGTGAAGCTTCATCAAACGAAATGAAGGCGATGAAGTTGGAAATGGAAGCTATGAAGGCAGACAAAGTAATGAAAGATGAACAACTTCATATGCTATACTCTGTCATGGAAAGTCATTTCAAGTTAGATGTTCATGCCGCATTCAATGAAATAGAGGTGAAAAGAGCTGAAGAAAGGAGAATGGAATGTGAAAGACGTTTAGCTGAAGAAGCCACCCAAAAGAACAAAGGTGTGATTGATGATACTCAAGAAGCTGGTGGATCGTCAAGTCAACCTGATATTGGTGGTTCATCATCTCAACAAGATATTGAAATGGTTGAAGTTGTAGATGTTCAAGAACAAGAAAATATTCAAGAACATGTTGATCAAGACTTCATGATGATTGGTGAGTCTTCTGGGCCTGTTGATATTAACAATATTCTTCGAAGAGTTGATATTATTCAAAGGAAGAAAAAGGCTAGAGAAGTTTTGTTACTAGAATGGAAGACACAACAGTTCGTACTTGTTGGTGATGCCTATCCAGTGCCTTATAATGTTCAAGAAGTTGCTTGTGAAATGAAAGTTAAAGAAAGGCGAAGAAAGGCAAAGAAAGCTCGTGGAGAAGTCGTTGATGATGACTCTAATGTAGAAATGTTtggagatgaagaagaagaaaatgaagatgataatgatgaaaaagatgataagcctgatgatagtgatgataaagatgataaaggcGATGATGATAATGATCAAGGTGCTTCCGGGTTGCTAATCAAAGATCAAATTGTTCAAGAAAGAATTGAAGAGCTATTGAATGATGAGATCAATGAACAAGAGGATGATGTACAAAATGAAGCATCATCATCAGGAAAACAGCATGTTGATCAGGTATTCCTCTCAAACCCAACCGTCATTTACTTAAATGTTTAACAAGAAGGTGAGGTTGAAGTTAGAAGAACTAGAGCTGAAATGCTAGAAGAGTTGGGGTTAGAAGAAGGAAAGTTTAAATTTGATATTGAGGATGAGATTCCTCAGTCACCAGCAAAAGACTTCGAGCCCAGATATGCATTTGAAGCAGATCATTATGATGATGTGATTGTTGAAGACGCTTCAGATTCATCTGAAGATGAAGTTGATTTTCATTATGCTGGGGTTGATGAAACGTTTCCTTCATTTGCTGAGATGTTCAAAGACAGAAATGAAGATGAGATTAAAAGAAAGATTGTTGAAAAGATCTCCACAGAAGGTGTTCCTGAAACCGTTCCGAGAGAAATTCTTGCAGAAGAAAGAAAGAAGTGGGTCAAGAATATGCCTAAAGAAAGAAAGACTCTCAGAGCTCTTCAGTACTTCACTCACGACAAAAATCTATCATGGGGAGATATTCTATCTTGGGGATACCTTGAAGACCTGAAAGTGTATGCCATCAGGAGAGAAGAAGGAGTTCAATACTTCGAGTTCTTATCAGATATTAGTTCTCTACCATGGTGGGATATGGATGAATTGGTAAAGGCAAAGAACATCAAACAGTTCTACTATGGTCCTGAAGTTCATCAACATGATCAATATCTGTGGAACTACATCAAATTGCAAGCAAAGAATGGTTATCCTGATTGGAAACCACAGTATCCAAAGCAGATTGTCAGAATCTTGGAAAACGGAGAGAAAGATATAACTCTGGATGTAAAGCTGCCCAAGTGTCTGAAGAACATGCCTCTCAAAGCCATTGAGCAAGAATTTCATGATCTATTTCAAGGATGGTTTTACAATGAAACAACGGCTGAGGCAGTTATCTCTCTTTATGAAAAGTCTACTGGAAAATCTTGAAGGATCAGCATTTTGGATCCAATGTGGCTTATCAACTGCTCAAAGAAAGACATTGATTGCTTATTCCTAAACAAAATCGTTTATGAAAAGAGAGATAAAGCTCAAGCAATGCAGTATCAATCAATTGTGGATGTTTGCTTTGCTCAAGACATCAATTCAGGTAGATATTGGAAGTCTAAATGGAGAGACattaaaattgatgagttctaGAAAAGATACAAGCGAAGTCAAAGATCTAAAGAGATAGCAAAGAGAGCTGCTGAGTTGGGTAAACGAAGAATGGGGTTTGTGCCACCAACAGATCAGATGCCAACTGAATCTGAAGAAAACAAGATTCCTAAATGGGATCGAAAGCGTGATGGTGATCCAGAGTACAGGAAATGGTGGATGACTGAAGGTAGACACAAGAGATGAAAGATGTTAGAAGAAAGATAAGAAAAGAAGAGGCAAAAGGCGAAAGAGCGAAGAAGGAACAGAAAGAAATGAAGACTATGCTGGAAGGAACTACAgttacatccgagggggagtctgttagtacaataaacgtctgtagcttctgtcagcatgtagtcatgttttttttttgtatgtttgtgaatagtttatgtttgtatgtatgtttgtatagcAAGTCAGGATATGGCACGTTTTTGTTAagtgttgacttttgttgactatgccagccgatcggctagcccagccgatcggacagcccaaccgatcggacaggctgttcgatcggtcagcaatgTCAGctgatcggctagcccagccgatcggccagcactcactccaatcggacaggctgttcgatcggtcagctgTCCGAGCAGCTCATTTGCAACTTTTGCTATTTTTAACTCTCTGGCAAACTCATGTCAGTCTGACCTTTCAAAGGAGCTTGTGTACTTTCATATTCAATTAATGGAAGATCAGACAGTATTTCAGAGTTGAATTTGTTCGCGTACATCTGTAGTttgattcaatgaattccgcgcattaatCATATCCGATTCAACTAAGTTTCCGAAGAAGAGATCCTATCCAAGGGACCAACAACTTGAAACACACTCAAGCGGACCTTGATTCCGCTTCAaccagttcaagcggaatctctacattatgtttcgagcggaattacacatatttctgatttcgcttgaaatgtccaatgacactttcaagcggaatcacatacTTTAACATGTAATTTCACACTTTTCTAGAATTCCGTGCActgatctatcctatctagacataagactcgattaagacgtagttaacagacactagatTCACCAACAGTTCACATTGGAGGAAATTAAGGAAGCGGTTAAAGATTGTGGTGAAGATAAAGCTCCGGAACCGGACGACCTCAACTTGAAATTTATCAAGTCGTTTTGGGACTTATTCGAGAATGACATTAAAGATATCATGGATGAATTTTTCCTCAGTGGTAGGATTAATATCGGGTGTGGTAGTTCCGTTATTACACTTGTGCCAAAGATCAAAGACCCTACGGAGCTTAATTGTTATCGGCCTATAAATCTTATAGGTATTATTAGTAAGATTGTTTCTAACCTGGCTAACCGGTTGAAGAAAGTCATTGGTTCTGTTATTTCCGAGTCTCAGTCGGCATTCATCAAAGGTAATTTTATTCTTGACGGGCCGCTTTTAATTAATGAGATATTGACGTGGGGTAAGAAACATAAGAAGAAAGCCTTTTTCCTGAAGATAGATTTTGAGAAGGCGTACGATAATGTAAACTGGAATTTCTTATTATCCACTATGTTTCAAATGGGATTTCCAGGATTGTGCACCTGGATCAAAGGCATTTTGGAGTCAGCTAGATCCTCTGTGCTGGTGAACGGGTCCCCCACATTCGAGTTCCAGTGTCATAAAGGATTGCGTCAAGGAGACCCTATCTCCCCCTTTCTCTTTCTTATGGTTATGGAAGTGCTCTCCTGTATGATTGAGAAAGCTAGACATTCTAATGTTGTTACCGGTATTCAGGTCCCTAATGGCCCTTGCATCTCGCACTTGTTATAGACGGATGACGCTATTATTTTGGGGGAGTGGTCGACTGTTAATATAAAGAACGTGGTTCGTATTCTGAGGGTTTTCTACATGTGTTCAGGCCTGAAAATTAACATCAACAAGTCGATTATATATATGCAATTGGTGTGAACTCGGCTTCTTTATCGAACATGGCGGATATCGTGGGATGTCAAATGGGTTGTGTCCCTTTTAGATACCTGGGTCTTACTGTGGGTGCCAACATGAATCGCGTTAGTAACTGTAAACTGGTCTATGATATTTTTGATGCGAGGTTGGCCAAGTGGAAGGCAGGAATGTTATCTATTGGTGGTAGGTTAACGCTCATAAAGGTTGTGATGGAATGTCTCCCCAATTATTATTTTTCCATGTATAAAGCTCCGGTGAAAGTGGTTAAGGATCTCGAAGCCAAAATGAGAAATTTCCTTTGGGGTGGAGACGGGATGATAAAGAAACTGAATTGGGTTGCTTGGAGTAGAGTGACTTTGCCGGTTAAAGAAGGTGGTCTTGGGCTGTGTAAGTTAAAAGATGTCAATACGACCCTTTTGGCTAAGTGGGGGTGGAGGTTTCTTAATAATAAAAACAATCTTTGGTGTAGAACTATTAAGGCTTTACATGGTTATAGATACAATTGTGACTTCATTCCGGTCAAGAATTCGCTCGGGGGTGTGTGGTCTAACGTTGTCAAAGTGCTCAATAACATATATGTTAATGGAATACCTCTTATGCTGATGTTCAAGGTTAAGGTGGGCAAAGGTAATAGCTCGGTTTTTTGAGCGGATAATTGGTTAGAAAATAGGCCGCTTAAAGACGTGTTTCCTAACTTATTTAAAATCGAGGCGGTTAAAGATTGTAATGTCAGTCTACGGGTGGGTAATGGTATCGATGGATCTCGGTTTAATTGGTGCTGGAAGAGGCCTATTTCCTCGGAAATTGAAATTAACGAGTTGGTGGAGCTCTATACATTGTTGTTGTAGGTTAATTTGTCTCAAGCTGGTGATAAGTGGTGCTGGTCCGAAGCCGAGAATGGAAAAGAGGAAGATTTTAATGTCTGTTCGGTTACGAATCTTGTTGTTAAAGCCAAAATTGATCCAGATTTGTATGTTCCTGAACGTTGCAAGTGGATCCCGAAAAATTGCAGCATTTTTATTTGGAGAGCGGAGTTGAATCGGATAGCCACTGTTAATGCTTTATTCTCTCATAATATTGCAGCCGGGAGTCCGATCTGTGGCTTATgcagtgaagaagatgagagtgTCGAGCACCTTTTTACGTCTTAACGATTGGCGAATTTGCTTTGGATGAAGATATGTAATTGGTGCAAGTGCCCTCCTTGGCTGATTTTCTCTTTTAGGGATCTCATCGAAGCCTGACGACGGGCCTATGGGTTGCCCCATTTACCCATCTTGGGCTACTCTCGCGTGGGCCCAATAGGATATAAGCCCAACAGTGGCTTGCCTTGCCCACTAAGGCTCTCCTTTTACAAAATAAGCGGGAAACTAGAATTAGAGGACACCGACTACATTTAATGCCCGATTAGAAAAGGATATTTGGCTGGAAATTATACTTCCTAGCCGGAAGCATTAAATGAGGCTGCCATCTTACtgttgggggtcagacacgtgtctgagccccccAAAGTCTCTCGGAATCCGTTGGATCATCTTAACAAAATATCTCACATGGGAGATAAGGACTCGGGGTTATATAAGGGAGAAAGAAGACGATCACAAGGCAGATTCAAGGTATCACATTTAAAGCTTTCTCATATACTCATCTCTCATTTATTCCGATCAACATTCTCATACATTAAACACGCACACATTTATTAGATTCACACCTTAGAGGAAACATTCCGGTGATCACACTCATCGGAATAAGCTCCTCCAActctccggcaagtttacttatcctcacgccggagcttggtcatggatccccctcccggggccctctgtgacgaggctaacggtttacTCTTTTTAGTGACGAAGGCCGGGATATCTTGACGTCAGCGAAGACCCCTTTGAACGTTGCCAgggatttgggtattcgacattggcgcAATCCCTGGGACAGCAGTCTAACTAGTGTTCCCACACTGAAACTCTGGCGTCGAGATAACCCGCTTTACAAGAAGAAACATGACTACTCCACCCAGCTCACGTACCATCCAGATGGTACAGAACGACCATGATAAGGTCACAGTGGAAGATATAACtcatgaagaagaaaaagagaatcACGTGGAAATTCTGGAAAGGGAGGAGGCCATCACTCCAGATTTCGCTGCCATGCACAAGGAGAAGCTAAAAAAGTGTCTCGAGGATTTAGAAAGACAAGAAAGGCTTGACAGCCTCAGGGCTAGACTCTCCTTCGACACACCTTCCAACCAGGAAGGGGTGGATCCACAAAATAAGAGTAGTGGAAATGACCCACTTGAGACTTTCATAACGGCCCTTAGGCAGATGTCCTCGAAAGAGAGGAAAGATCTCATTACAGAGAAGAGacaaaaaggaaaagaaaaggagaaGGAAAATCAAGGCGGTGATGGTCTGGATCAACCCTACCTCCCTAGCGAACTTAGCTGAAATTTCAAAGTTCACTAGAAGAATCGCTGAAGCACCCATGCCCCCTAAGACAAAGCTACCTCCAAACTTCGACAGGTATGCCGGGACTAGAGATCCTGAAGATCATCTCCATGCCTTCAGGGGTGCAGGGCAGTTGGGACGGTGGCCCATGCCGGTTTGGTGCCACATGTTTGTGCAGACCCTGATGGAGTGAGCCAGGctctggtttgacagccttcccCCAGAGGGATCGACAACTATGAAGAGCTAAGTGAAAAGTTCCTCAAGAACTTTGGTCAGCAAAGGAAAGTGGTCAAGAACCCAAACGAAATCCTACACATAAGGCAGAGGGACATGAGCTAATAGATCAAGACATGGAAAGGTTTGTCAAGGAAGGCATGAACATCAAGGACGTCCCGGAGGTCATGAACATCAGCAGTTTCATCAACGGGCTGAAACATGCACAACTATGCGAGAAGCTGGGGGaggagttcccacactcatttgacAATCTCATGGACAGAGTCAGAGACTTTGTCAAAGGCAAAGACACAGTTAGCAAAGCTAAGGAGATGGACAGCGCGCCCCAAAGAGCCAACCCAGTTGCAAAACCTCCCAAAAAAGGTACACCTTACTCAAGAAAACCAGTTTTTGATAGAATGTTTCATGATAGAACGAGGCCCTCGTATTCCCCATATCGGCCTCGAGGGAGAGGCTCATCCCCCTACTATGACAACTTCACCCCTCTCACCAAAACCCCGAGTGAAATACTGGCAACTGAGAGGGTGAAGAGCTCCTTCCCAAGACCGCCACCCATAAAGCCCGGGCCAAAATCACAACCGAACGAGTATTGTGACTTTCACAAAGGATTCGGTCATAAAACTGATGATTGCATATATCTAAAGAGGGAAATAGAGGCCGCAGTGAAAACGGGCAAACTGGCCCATTTCGTTAAGGAGATTAAGGAAGGAGGTGGGGATCGCAAATGGAAAGATGTGCGGGAGCCTGGAAGGGCAGATGTAGACATGATCCGAAGGAGGAATGAATTTGATACCACCAGAAGTGTAAAGGCCAGGATTCTGGGCTCCTCTGACCGCATGAAAGCTCCCATCTTGATGCCACACCTGGAGGAAAATGAGGTGCAGCGACTCCCCCTTAACATCTTAGCCATAATAGCTGGCCACAAGGTGGCCAGAATACATGTGGATGGGGGATCCGGGGTAGAAGTAATCTATGAACACTGTTTCCTCAGATTTGACAGGGACGTAAGAGATAGACTTGAGGAGGACTCTATCCCCCTAGTAGGTTTCAAAAACAGTGTGTCACACCCTTTGGGAAAGATCAAACTCCCATTTACAGTCAGGGTCAGGGATCGTGTCCGAACTATAAACTTAACATTCACAGTGGTCCGAGCACCCTCAATATACAATGCAATCCTGGGAAGACCGGGGATTGGGGACCTGCAAGCACAGGCATCAACACCGCATGGAGCTCTAATGTTCCAAACACCAAAGGGCTTGGCCTGGGTAAAGTCTGCATATGAAGTAGTCTCTTCCGTATCTGAGGGAGAGATACTTGAGAAATCCCAAAGGGAAAGGGTCGAAGAATGGGTCCTTTGTGACAGGTTCCCGGAACAGACAATCAAAGTGGGAAGTCACCTGAGTGACAAGTGTAAAAGTGCTTTCAAGGAGCTGCTCCTTCTTAACATAGATGTGTTTGCATTTCAACATGGAGACATGACAGGAATTCCAAGGAGCTTGACTGAACACCGGCTCAATACATATACCTGGGCAAAGCCAGTCAGGAAAAAGAAATGGAGTATGGGCCCCAGTAAGAGGAGGGCCGCCTGTGAAGAAACCAGGAAGCTGCTTAGAGCCGGAATAGTAACGGAAGTGAAATACCCATCTTGGGTTGCCAACCCGTTTATGGTCCAGAAGAAAGACGGAGGGTGGAGGTTGTGCATTTATTTTCAAGATTTGAACAAAGCATGTCCCAAGGACTGCTACCCCCTCCTAGAGATAGACGTCCAAGTGGACTCCTTATCCCAGTATCCCCTGAACTGCTTCTTGGATGcctacaaaggataccatcaaaTACAGATGTCAATGGAAGACGAGGAAAAGACCGCCTTCATCACAGACGAAGGGACATTTTGCTATATCAAAATGCCCTTCAGACTCAAAAATTTTGGTGCCACCTATCAAAGGTTCATGAATGCCCTTTTCAGGGAACAACGGGGACGAAACCTGGAGGTATATGTTGATAACATTGTTATCAAAAGCTTGACCGAAATGGCCATGATAGATGACATAGCCGAGACCATTCGAACCATGCAAGATGTGAATATGAAGCTGAACCCTGGGAAATGCTGCTTCGGGGTAgaagaaggaaaattcctgggaGTAGTAGTTACTAAGGGAGGAATCAAAGCCAACCCGGAGAAAACTCAAGCCGTGGCCGAAATGCGATCCCCCAGGTCCCTAAAAGACATTCAACAGCTGAATGGAAGATTAATCGCCTTGAACCGTTTTTTGTCAAAGGTAGCTGATAGGACCCTTCCCTTCATGAAGGTACTAAAGGACTGCCTCCAAACAGACAGGTA belongs to Helianthus annuus cultivar XRQ/B chromosome 5, HanXRQr2.0-SUNRISE, whole genome shotgun sequence and includes:
- the LOC110943634 gene encoding uncharacterized protein LOC110943634, whose amino-acid sequence is MERFVKEGMNIKDVPEVMNISSFINGLKHAQLCEKLGEEFPHSFDNLMDRVRDFVKGKDTVSKAKEMDSAPQRANPVAKPPKKGTPYSRKPVFDRMFHDRTRPSYSPYRPRGRGSSPYYDNFTPLTKTPSEILATERVKSSFPRPPPIKPGPKSQPNEYCDFHKGFGHKTDDCIYLKREIEAAVKTGKLAHFVKEIKEGGGDRKWKDVREPGRADVDMIRRRNEFDTTRSVKARILGSSDRMKAPILMPHLEENEVQRLPLNILAIIAGHKVARIHVDGGSGVEVIYEHCFLRFDRDVRDRLEEDSIPLVGFKNSVSHPLGKIKLPFTVRVRDRVRTINLTFTVVRAPSIYNAILGRPGIGDLQAQASTPHGALMFQTPKGLAWVKSAYEVVSSVSEGEILEKSQRERVEEWVLCDRFPEQTIKVGSHLSDKCKSAFKELLLLNIDVFAFQHGDMTGIPRSLTEHRLNTYTWAKPVRKKKWSMGPSKRRAACEETRKLLRAGIVTEVKYPSWVANPFMVQKKDGGWRLCIYFQDLNKACPKDCYPLLEIDVQVDSLSQYPLNCFLDAYKGYHQIQMSMEDEEKTAFITDEGTFCYIKMPFRLKNFGATYQRFMNALFREQRGRNLEVYVDNIVIKSLTEMAMIDDIAETIRTMQDVNMKLNPGKCCFGVEEGKFLGVVVTKGGIKANPEKTQAVAEMRSPRSLKDIQQLNGRLIALNRFLSKVADRTLPFMKVLKDCLQTDRYRWTSEAETAFREMKDYICKLPALATPVPGEDLLLYLSASKTTISAVMMVEREEKHIPIYFISRTLKGPEERYMPLEKLALALVFAFRRLRRYFQAHKVTLITD